The Moorena producens PAL-8-15-08-1 genomic interval TTGCCTATCCTTTATATGCATCCTCAGTTTGAAGGGGAGTTAATCCAACCGGTGGGAGAAGGAATTACAGAACTGCCCACCATCACCTCAAGCTGGCTTGAAAATCCACCCCCAACTGCGTCTTTGCGTTCCATAGGAAAAACCGATCAGGTCTGGCCGATTCGAGGTGGATTGATGCGAGTGGGACGCCTACAATCTCACAACGATTTGGTGATTCCCGAAGTTTGTGTGAGTAAGCAACATGCTGAAATTATCTGCCGTGATGCTTTCACTGACCAAGGCTCGGATCCAACTTACTTCTTGAGGGATTTTTCTCGTAATGGTACGAGAATATTGATCGATAATGGTTGGAAAACTGTTCATCATCAGGAAGTTCAGCTAAGGTCGGGTATTCAGCTTAAGTTTGGTGGTCCTCGTGGTCAGATCTTTGAGTTTATTATTGACTCCCCAGAATCTTGAGTAGGACTATCCTCGTGCCGAAGATAAACTCAAGCTTATGCTGTTAACTATGCTGTTAACAATGGGAGTTTCACAAGGATACTGGTTAGAGTCAAATGGCAACTAGTGGCTGTCTACCTAAGGGAGCCTCTCAATAGCTCACTAATATCACACATAAGTTGATGAACGAAAGTGCTGTTGCCATGGTAATTAAACACGCGCTGAGAAGTCCAGATTATTTTTTCAGCTGTTGCGGAACTTCCTCAAAAATTGATGTAGCTATTTTATGTCAGGTTTCATCTACTAACCCAAACAGGAGGGGCATTATGAACAGCCAAGCTATTCAATATCAAGAACATCAACAATCATATTTTGAGGATACTTCGGTTCAAATCCAAGAAGAACTACTAGAATTATTACAGTCAGAAGAGGAGTTTTATCCTTGGGATCCAACTGATCCAGAAGCAGAAGCTTATTTTGCTGAGCTAGAAGCAGGTTTTTCCCTCAACGAAATCCAAGATGACCAGGAAATTGCTCAGGCTTCTCTTGCCTTTTTTGAGCGACTAAATCAGTGTTGGGAATTACCTCTCGAATCGAGCATCGAATCGAGCATCGAATCGAGCATCGAATCCACCATTGACTCGTTGAAGGCAGCTTTAGCTAACGGATGTGCGTCTTGCATGCCTCCCGAATGGCTCGAAGCGATCGCTTCGAGAGCTCAAGAGGTTGTTCACAAGAACTTGTCCTTAGCAGAGCAACTTGTGCTTTGTGTCAAGCCATTGTTACAAAACTGGACAGAAGACGATCTATTGGTGTTAGCTCGTCCGTGGGCTTACGCCATGCGCAGTAGCTCAGACTCCATGAATGTCAGTGCTTCAGTTAAATCTGAACAGTGGCACTCTTTGTCTTCTATCCAACAAGTCCGCCTAAGCCTAGAAGTAGCTCATTCGGCTCTGATCGAACTAAACAATCACACTAGTAACTAATCATCTGACTAATCATCTGACTAACCATCGATATTAACATATTAGTGTCGTAACTGGTCTTAGTGATTAGCGTAATTACTGATTAGTCATTACCGCCAAGCTGGGTTTGAACCGAAAAACCGTTTTCCGGTTCTGTATTTACCTAGATTAATTGTAATCCGGACATGATAGTTATCCCAAGTTGCATTGATATGTAGCACCATTACCTCCCATCTTCGTAATCTGTGGTTTCTGACGTCTACCCCATCCAGAATGCACTTTTATAGCGGTTTTCAGGTTTTTATTCCGATTATGACAGCCGGTGATTGCACTCGGAATTTCCTAGAGGCGTGCTGTGTATTCTACGCTCGCTGGAAACCGCTATAAATTTTTAATCTACTCCAAGGTAGCTTAACGGGTTAATGCTATCAATAGATGGCTTTTTGCAATCAATAAAATCAAAAAATTTTGAACATTGACACAAGACTACAGGTAGCTGGGTAACAGTGGTAGTAAAAGCGTGACAAAATAATAAACCAAAGGGGCAGTGAACACATAGCTGTCTGTTCGGTCTAAAATGCCACCATGACCAGGAATTAATTGCCCGGAATCCTTGACACCAGCATCCCGTTTCATTAAGGACTCCGTTAAGTCTCCTAAGAGGCTAGCTACACCAATGATTACTCCGAGCATCATGCCACTCAACTGCCAGCACGGCCAATTCAGATACCAAGCTCCTGCGATTCCTACAGCAATACTACTGACAAGGCCAAATATAGCGCCTTCCACAGTTTTTTTAGGACTGATCATAGAAAGGCGAGTGCGACCAAAAAATTTGCCGAAGGTGTAAGCTCCGATATCTGCTGCCCAAATACAGCTAAATGCTAGGAGAGTTGAAGTTAACCCAGCAGGTAAATCACTCAGATTAATCGAAAAATTAGACCAGTATCCACTGCTGGGTAGGTTCGTAGCGGCGACTGTAGCATCTCTAGCTAGGGAGGACGTTTCAGTCAAATCAGTCAAACCCACTCGCAGACGGACCCAATACCCGGGCAGATAACCACCATAGAGTAAACCTAATATGGAAGCCCCAATATCCGCAATGGTTGCTATCTTGGGTTGGAACAGTAAGTAAAAGCAAATAAATGTTCCAGCAATGGGAAACACCGCATCAGCCAGGGTTGGTGAAATGGTAGCTGTAATTAGTAGTAGCTGAGACACAAACATGGTGCTTTTGGTTGCTGGCACCATGCCTTTTGCTTTTACTAGTTGAAAAAGTTCTAACTGACCTAAATAGACAATGACACAGAAGCCGATGGTAAAATACCATCCCCCAAGTAAGATCATCCCCATCGCCAGGGCGATCGCAACTATTCCACTAAAAATCCGTAACCAGGGCATATGACGTTTTTTTTTGACACTCCTGTTCTCACACAAGAACAGGTTATTTATATTATTATTGTTAATTTTGTTCCCTGAAGGGGTCTATTCCTTACTCTAACTTCTCACCACTAAGAATAAAAAT includes:
- a CDS encoding phosphatidate cytidylyltransferase, producing MPWLRIFSGIVAIALAMGMILLGGWYFTIGFCVIVYLGQLELFQLVKAKGMVPATKSTMFVSQLLLITATISPTLADAVFPIAGTFICFYLLFQPKIATIADIGASILGLLYGGYLPGYWVRLRVGLTDLTETSSLARDATVAATNLPSSGYWSNFSINLSDLPAGLTSTLLAFSCIWAADIGAYTFGKFFGRTRLSMISPKKTVEGAIFGLVSSIAVGIAGAWYLNWPCWQLSGMMLGVIIGVASLLGDLTESLMKRDAGVKDSGQLIPGHGGILDRTDSYVFTAPLVYYFVTLLLPLLPSYL